The sequence tgaggcgaatcactacgcaaccacgaggacttaaaagcacactgggaattgggcattccaaattgggtaaaaaaaaaaattaaaaaaaagaggaggtgacagcgtttcaccagatgcggaacattgtaaactgtcaaatacacacacgcacacagcacTTTTGGTGTCAATATAAAAGCTCCAGaggaaggtgaagtaaataggacagaaatatattattgttgtttaacacaaatcttatcctcaaaataataatgataattcagtattgtataattataataaacttgactgggtcccacgataataatttagtataatgcaatattcaactgggttactaaaaataagctgtttttgcacacgttttagtaaaaatatgtgAAGGTTAGTAATGCtcagctaaaatatgctgatctggccgcCAAGTGCAGGGAGAATGGATGGAGGGCTGCCACTTACCCTGGGGAGGTCGGGTGTCAAGAGTTTATTGGAAAATCAATGCAGCACCTGTTGAAAAACATTGGTATCTTTGGATCAGTGTTGAagaagtctttgaaggaaatggCTGAGGAAGCAGAAAAAGGGAGCTTTTGGCTATGGTTAAGAAGAAAGGATGAAAAGTCGGGTGTGCAGAAGTGAGAAAGTAGGAACAGGGAACAATTGCGATATGTGGTGAGAGAGCATGTAGAAGAGGAAAGGGGTGGGGAGGAATTATTTCCAGTGACCCACTCAGTCCTTATCTGGGGGTTTCTGGAGAGGGATTGAGTGGGGAAGCAAAACCAGGCCAAGCTAGGAGGGGTGGTTGACGCAGTCTCGTGGCTCGCCTCATGTTGCTCTCCTAGTCGATCTGTTGGAGGATTGGTTTAAGCATAGGCACTGGActgggaaacatgccttcattatttttaactagatttttaatcaatgttttaaaatattgaatctacttggttACAATGGCTTTTTTGGATGAAATTACCCTTTTCCCCTCAGAGAGAAGCGAAGACAGTTTTGTCGGGGCGTCTCAGAAAGCCTCAGCACCTCAGCGCCTCCTGCAGCATTCCCCAGAGCTCCCTCTACTGGGCCCACAGAACAGTGCAGCCATCACCCCACTAGACACAGCTCGCTTTCAGAGCCGCACTGTCCACTCAGCTGTCAGGAAGATGAAGCAGGGAGAGGAGGAGCAAGTGGAGGTGGCAACCCCAGGACAAGAGAAGGCCAGAGGAACCCTACAGAAAGACTCCTCCCTCCAACTGGACACTCCCTCGCGATTCCTGAGCAGAGACCGGCTCTTCGGACCCTCATTTAACACAAAGGTGAGGAGAAGGGAAGTTTAGAGAACATCTTTTGCTTCATTTAATGCTGTAAATGtcattaatggaatagttcacccaaaaattataactctcttatcatttactcacccttatgctgtctcaaactcgtacttgactgacttctgcagaacaaaaacgaaAATATTTTGATGgtgatatgatgtgaatatatccatacaatgcaattcaaTGGGAAGCAACACTTCCAAGCTACAGAAAGGACATGAAGGCACCgtataagtaatccatacaactcatgtggtttaatccatgtcttttgaagcgatacgGTCAGAtttattgtttcagaagacatggattgaactatttgagttgtatagattacctttatgctaaAATGTATGATATACCTACTTTTAATAACCCTTCAGATTGTTGAAAATGGTTGTATGTGCATATTGCAGGACGTGTTTGACCATTTAACAACTCCTGGTAATAAGCCACAGCAGGGTCAGGGGGCAGAGACTCCTCTGTCAGAGGTCATTGAGAGGAACCTGAAAGCTGCTGTTGCCAACGGCAACCGCAATCAAGTCACAGATCTTGAAGCCATGACTGCCAGTCCTCAACTTGGAAAAGAACCTGAACCTGaggtacacacatatacatatagacAAAATAGATTTAGCTGAATGCAGCTTTTTACAGCCGTCTTTGTTTCTTGCAGGTGGAGCCGAAGACCACAGCTCCTCTCAGTGGGGTGGTGGTGTGTGTGAGTAAGAAACTGAGTAAGAAACAGAGTGAACTGTATGCAGTAGCTGCCTCTCTGGGTGGGGATTTTAGGTACACTGCTTTTCAGTTAATCTAATATTTAAACATACTTCTATAACTAATAGGTAAGACATACAGTAGATGTGTATTTTTTGGGATGAAGGTGCAGAGTCTAATGTGACAGATTCTCCATTATAGGTGGTCATGTGACGAATCAGTTACTCATTACATCTACCAGGGTAAAGTAGGTGACAACTGCAAAGAATACAGAGCTGTCAAAGAGAGAGGACTGCACATAGTGTCTCAACACTGGCTCCAAGCTGTGCGTAAACAGTAACACAATCAATACATATTCTTACATTGGGCCTCAAATACATGAGCAGAAAATATGTCTGTGTAGATCATTCATAAATCCGTTAGTatgtaaattgtcccattgagTTGAATGCAGTACTTTGCGCAAAAGGTTTTATgtacaatttacacagaaattctgCTTGTGTTTAATGTTTAAGGCCCATCTCGCATATCAGAGTGTCCATGTATGTATAAAGTACAAATACGTTTTCTTTATTATAGAAATTTTATTGTGATTTTCATACCTTAAAGTCATAGAAATTGATAAAATCTTGTCTGTTCCTATAgtgaacataaatattttttaaattaattgtctGTCTCATTTACAGTGTGCAGATGAGCAGAAGCATGTGTCTGAGTCACTCTACCCTTTCAACTTTAACCCCAAAATGAGCCTGACTATGAGTCAGGTTGCAGATTGCACCATGACCCAGAGGTCACCACCTCCTTCCACTCCCCGCACCAGACTCAGGAAATTTATAGAGGATGAGGAGACAAGGGTGAGAGATGTCAAACTGCAATATCCCATATTGAgttattttgaaaattatttaactGTAGTGCTTCTTTACAGCTTGGACCTGTCGACGACATCACAGACATCTCGACCCCTAAGCGAATCAGCACTGAGAGAAGAGGTGAGTACTTTGTGTATATTACATGTGCAGTATGTAGTAGTCACGATCACATGCACTACAAGGATTAAATGTACATTGTGGCAAATATTtgcacattaaaaatgtttgcaCTACCATATTAGCTCAATACCTTTATATACATAGAGAAGTTTTCCGTTTATTAGTATTCTAAATGTAACTCCTGTTAAGTgatgtagggctgaaacgattagtcgacgttatcgtcagcgtcgacaataaaaaaaaattggcgacaaacattttcattgtcgaatagtcatttgacgtaacatgagatcacattaaactctaataatgacgcgtgagagcagcactgcagctcgtgcctgactgaggagaggaagaattacacagctcaagtCCAGATGCacactaaactttccaaacagcgtCAGGTGATGTAAATcccaaagtatgagggaattatacaaaaataccaaataagtaaatacagaagcactctcgttgtggaataagtggagcgggatctgccgctccgctgaagcaaaaattgtgtgtcgagcatctttaaaggaaacaccccggcgttacatcttaaatgcagttatatttaatgcgttacagctttattaaagttaaaataatacggaagcagatcatgtaaataaatacaaactccgaaactggcatttctctgcgcggtcagcgcctcttctatgagttgcacgaatgtcccgatctGAGGGGgaaagattgaaactgcacccggctgatgtacaTTCTATCGCGGGGACGCTCACCCTTCGAGTGCGCATGCTTAAtgtagctagattataacgtgatggctcgcgacttactgaatcataataaatgtcactgtgcatttcttatcatgaagaaaattggcaatatgcagctttataagagagagtttgtttttttgagagttaaagatggattgaagtgaacagaaaggtgagagaggtagtcttcgccccattacacactgtttttgttttggcttgttttccaatataaatatctaaaactcctttaaaacaacgtacattttctttaacaGCTAtagtgcagaagaaaaaattgttatctgagaatgttgaatataatagtaaaaatacaaatattttatttaaaaatcctttaaaaaaaagatgcattcaactGAGAAGCAGCAAatatgatatttagacttgcttttagagaatagatcttgaatataagtatattttgtctttactgcactcgcagaagtataaccaattgaaaaaaatatacttatatacaaaatacacttatatttaagatacattctcttaaagcaagtctaaatatcttatatgttgcttctcaagtaaatgtatcttgttttaaggatttttagacattttaaatggaaaacgagacaaaaactcttgataataataggattttttgcagtgaatttctttactgaattaaacttaataaaaagtattttttcccccctttaatttagtgaatgtcatttagaggtatttttaaaagatgattttgtccttgttagtaagcacgtttaatacaaccttttaagtcgggcacaagctgaataatcggttaagagctaatgattaatcattgcaataatcgccgaatagtcgaataatagttctaattaatcgattatcaaaataatcgtcaGTGTTAGCCCTAAAGTGGAAacgcaaaaatatatatattttttagaactTTATCTAAAATTCCAGTCATCTTGAAAGATGTTTCCTTGATTCATTTGTTACTGTTATCcagacaaatgtatacatttatatctCGTCAGACTTTTTAATTCTCTTTGTTCACAGCCTTTTCTCTCTCAACCTCCATTTCTCCttgctattttgtttttttcatctacTCTCTGTCAGATCTCACAGAAACGTTGGAGATGAGGGAGAATCTTCAGAGGCAGCTTCAGGAGATCATGTCTGCTACTAAACTTGGGAGTGGTCGTCGAGGCTCCACGCGGCTGGCTAGTGCAAGCTCAAGGGGGCTGAACTCACCCAACACTCCAGACAGCCTGGGGCGAATGGGCAGACGCAGCCGGAATTTAGAGGCCCTAAGGTACAACCCAACCTGTTGAATCGGAGTGATAATGATTTTAGTTTTAGAACTACACTATTATATGTCCAGGTCTTGCCTttaaatataaacagaaaaaaaatgtagagatatatttcttaaaaaaaaatcaaatgagtcCTTGTTAAATCTGTTGAATCATCTTACACATGTGTCAGCAGGATGTCACGACAAGTGGCAGTGGATTTGAACACTGAGCCATCTCAGAGTGAGCAGATCGTATGGGATGACCCCACAGCACGAGAAGAACGAGCCCGACTGGCCGATAACCTGCAGTGGCCCGGCAGCCCGTCTCAGCACTCTGAGCCCCTTGCCCTCGTCCCACCACTCCTCTCTGACCAGACAGCTACTGGTAGAGACTCCATGACTGATTCTGAACTGGTGGAAATGGGTATGAGAAAGGGAGATGAATAAAACGATGTGAAATTGTATATTTACTTTGTGTAAGGAAGTGAGAAAGTGCAACACAAATGATTCTCTGAAAAGGAAACTAAGACAGATGATTTATCTTCATTCAATTTACAGCTGCATTTGAAGTCGTAGATGCACAGCTGAGACCGAAGGTGACCCCACCCCGAGTGGACACGCTACAAAACCCTACAATGCCTGAAGCTCCCAGTATTGCTTTCCCCGTCTCTAAACCTGCAGCCCCTGCCCAgccacaggtacacacacacactcttatgaAAACTTGAACAGTGGTAGTTTTGATCATATTGGCTTCGTTCTGTCCAGATTAAAGAAGAGGAGGAAAGTGAAGGGGAGGTAAAAGAGCCTCCACGTTTCCTGCTTTCTTCGCTGAATCCACAGGAACGCATTGACTACAGCCTTCTCATAGAGGAGCTGGGTAAATTGTACTAATGTACCATGTACTGATTTTCATATGTTGTTTTAGATCTACagctttctgcttttttttttttttttaaaggaatagatctcccaaaaaagaaaattctgtcattttttttactcaccctaatgccactTCAAACCAATTGGACTTTGGTTACACTGCAAGTGTATAGTGTTTCCGGTCTGTCAAGCTTGAAAAAGGCAGGGTTAATTAAAGTGGGTTGCGCACCGGACGCATCTGACAgacgacatggcgcattctaaaatttttaaatgattttctatgaaggtacgtaTGCACACACTGTGGGCTCACCATCTCCGAAGGCAGTTAAAAattcaaaggacatagattagttactctagtcattactggatgatatattgtggataagtatctttcatagagcctacacaatgtattttcaattaCAAGGATGTCTTTTTGtgatttgacagcttgaatgaaagacctattcaatgctacagagaaattgcacaattaatgttgccatttctaatcattcagtttgtacagttacaccagtttcatacactaacctgcaaactcagtgtcactttgttcattcttgaaaaagTACATAAACCTTCTTAACTTTTGGAATGCTATCCGCTCAATGTGTGTGAGATATTTGTGCCTTGTCCATGCTGCGACCAGCTTCAGGAAATGTAATGTCGcctccttgtggtctcccaaagctattacatcagactacattgaatggaatgcaactagcagtgaattgaaagcacacaaatttgGCTTCTCATTTAAATGTTGGccaatgttaatatatcgatgcctctgAAATTTATAGATAAAATAACATGCTCATCAATAattgatatatcaatattttatgacatccctaatgaTACATAAATTGTGactactttttaaaaattcacctttatgttctacggaagaaagtcttatgggtttaaagcaaataatgacagattttttttttttttggctgactCATCCCTTTAATGTGACtttcatgtgtatgtgtgcaggtGGTGTTGTATTGGAGAAGCAGAGTTTTGACCCCAGTTGCACTCACGTGATTGTTGGTTATCCTCTGAGGAATGAGAAGTATTTGGCTGCTATGGCAGCGGGCAAGTGGATCCTTCACCGTTCGTACCTGGAGGCCTGCCGCGCCGAGGGCCACTTCATACAGGTGCGTTATGATCTCTGATGTCCTCTGTGATCATATCTTTCCCTCCTCGTGTTTATgcctttgtgtctgtgtgtgttaggaaGAGCAGTATGAATGGGGAAGCAGCTCTATACTGGACGCTCTGCCATCCATCAACTCTCAGCAGAAGAGATTGGCTCTGGCAGCCATGCGATGGAGGAAAACACTACAGGGTTGCATAAACAAGGAGGTACACACGACTGGACAAAATTCACTTATTTACAATCTgcaaaatactgaaaaagtatTCTGTTGATGTGTAGGGAGCATTTGGTGGCTGGACTGTGATGCTGAATATTGACCAGGCCAGAGAGGCTGGATTCAGACGGCTGCTACAGTCTGGAGGAGCAAAGGTCTGTCATCCTCTATCATCTTGTCTCTGTTGACTCAAGAATCGTTCATGATTATGCAAAATTCCCTGTTACTTTGTTGGCATTcatttttttcagatattttcATTCCAAGTTCCTCCTTCCTTTCTGTATTTAAGAGattgttcagccaaaaattaacattttgtcatcattttcttaccctcatgactttcttctgtggaactggaagaattttagggactgacagtcttttgtgttccacagaacaaagaaagtcatgcaggtttgtaaCGACATAAGTTAAATGAtgactaattttcatttttggttgaactcatTCTTTAACGGTTTAAGATCAGATCGGCTCCCGCCGGCGGGCCCGagataaaaacataattatcaaaatatcaaTAACTACAGTCTTAACCAActaaataggtatcgttttaaagcttagaagctgtactttacaatccatgtaggcattatgattaaaactgaaaaagtgctttgaaatttgcagacaaataagAAGtgccgttttgataatttattaattattttgcactgtacatattattggaAAGGTTTCAaaaagtagaatacaaccagcctttttgttttactcacagataaaaatatagagagtaatagctaagtacatgtctttgttGCTtttaaacaggtgttgcttataagccgcgttttcgcttataacttcacaaaaataaacagaacataaaatatcacataccattacttagggGAGGGGATTCCCgttaaaacgagcccaaacacaacgtAATTAGAATGGATagctcattagataatccacacaaagcacattgTACATGTACATAATGTGCTCTCTGGCTAAAAACACAcaagctttcctggatcagatgacttcattggaaatatagtacattgtccagcgtcatggaacgctaaaccattCGTATTATGATTCAGAtaacttccacctctggttgcagctatccaaatatgggcagagaggattgttcactctacTTACAtatggagagagagcatacctttagtcattgttgtatttgcatgtgtaataattcttatgttttgtttgtttagagtTTTTTTGGACACTTGGGACATTTTTGGAAACTaggatatattatttttgtaatgctttaacttttgatggctttgtcgtatcaacacaaaatgttacTCAGTTacgggtgacatgattgggaacaaaacaaacctTCTCTTCTCTTGGGTGTAGGTGTTGCTAGAACTTTCCCCCTCTGTGTATAAGGAGACCACTCATCTGTTCGTAGACTTCAGCCGATTAAAGCCTGGGGATGTCCGAGTCAACATCAGTGAAGCTGCCGCTCAGGGGGTCAAATGTCTTAAACCAGAGTACATCGCTGATTACCTCATGCAGGTGAGAGATGATTGTTCAGGTAAAAATAGTTACATTGCTCAAAGTACCAGAAACATAATTTCGATGAGGAAATTTGATGACAGTAATGGCTTACGTTTAGATCTGAAATGGTTGTCAAGGCTACATGTTGTATGATGTAATGGCCTCGCTAGTTTAATGaggctgttttttctttttctttttctcaggagCCGTTGCCTCAAATGGAGGCATATTATCTTCCAGGAACAGCTCCAGGAGATTTAGAGGAGGTTCAAGATACATCTTCACGGAAACGGAAAGCCTCTGGGGAAACATCCACATTGAAGAGAAGTCGTGTTCGATGAATCGGTGCCATTGCAAGCTCTAATATAATAGCCTCTGTATTTAAGTGCATTTTATTCAGTTACTTCTTTGTAGATAAGAATTTGTCTGtgtttgtcaaaaatgtaattcaGAATGTAAAGCACTTGAAAAAATAGAAACTGACCATTCAAACCTGACCATTCATTTTACAGACACAAATTTACTCCCACGAAACACAAATTTGTACAATTCAGGACACTGTGTTGCATTACCACATTTTGCCCTGTGGAGGGAGCATTCTCTACATAATGAAATGGGTGCACAGACCCTGGGTCAATTTTGGCCACTGACTAAAGGCACTATAGAATCTAAttcatgaaaagaaaaaaaaaaacaggttagtTTCAAACACATCTCTCATGCACTGGTACTATAAAGTGTTGATATAGAAAAGTATGCAGATTTCTTAGACATGGACAGAAATGTTTATAAAACATGGCATAGGAAGAAACATTGAGATACAATtcaaatagtcttctaaaaatgttgACTTATTCAATCAATACTTTATTGCCAAACAACATAGTTGTCTGGAATTTTTCCTGGTGAGCTCatgacaataataacatacaataaaggggaaaaaaaaaaaaaaccctaccaTTTCTTAAAGCACAGACTTTTTATCATTTGCCCGACTGCGTTGTAAATTCTAAATGTGTCCACTttttatattaaaacaattacttgtacTATGCCAGACTCTTTTACTGTAGCTTTTTGAAGCACATATGACTATCAAGTGAA comes from Myxocyprinus asiaticus isolate MX2 ecotype Aquarium Trade chromosome 41, UBuf_Myxa_2, whole genome shotgun sequence and encodes:
- the LOC127432019 gene encoding DNA topoisomerase 2-binding protein 1-A-like isoform X1 gives rise to the protein MSKDNKDAYIVKFVEHNGEKSDLALQAYKVIKCVTVVASVSVVKAVVELQSEKYVQMVDEETALELDHSDKSLFVISDFTSNAFEHCRRLGCRIVSPLVVLFCLQKQRCVPKAEQPVYNMAMADVTVSCTNLEKEARSEVMDLVQLMGGRVYRDLNVSVTHLVAGEVGSKKYLVAASLGKPILLPSWVKACWEKSQDSLFHHSELNTEDYLCPVLKGCTVCVTGLSTVERKEVQRLCDQHGGSYTGQLKMNECTHLIVSEPTGQKYEFARKWNVFCVSLHWLFDSIEKGFCQDESRYAVERGEKRRTEEKAGRPNTSTPTGASRNKEGSKKGPSLLGLSHISNISMNVNETALTTAGISHIETPDPLDSFDITVCRVDDLLDGCKLYLCGLSGKKLEKLRRMVNSAGGLRFNQPSQELTHIVMGDPDQGVKAFLDKATHRPHIVTVQWLLESFSCGSLLPVDGYFHPSFLPPAPAAVDMPAPRSSVPRTSRPSVAPPAFSPARQARAEEDLLSQYIENDQTVVELPQAANSTSSRQSILLPELPAVGQDSTMVDASGGGLFSGKRFLLVGFGAEAEAQLSELVLENSGRILVGHSRAVAHYAIVPLLGCDVESTVDEVATDTWLAMCVEQRCVLPLASHSLFTPVAVREGFSPLKDCVLSVSQFTGAERESLIQLAKHLGASVQDYFVRTANQRKGMLASTHLVIQTPEGTKYQAAQKWNLPAVTIHWVLESARTGKRADEGQFLVDLPPSPERSEDSFVGASQKASAPQRLLQHSPELPLLGPQNSAAITPLDTARFQSRTVHSAVRKMKQGEEEQVEVATPGQEKARGTLQKDSSLQLDTPSRFLSRDRLFGPSFNTKDVFDHLTTPGNKPQQGQGAETPLSEVIERNLKAAVANGNRNQVTDLEAMTASPQLGKEPEPEVEPKTTAPLSGVVVCVSKKLSKKQSELYAVAASLGGDFRWSCDESVTHYIYQGKVGDNCKEYRAVKERGLHIVSQHWLQACADEQKHVSESLYPFNFNPKMSLTMSQVADCTMTQRSPPPSTPRTRLRKFIEDEETRLGPVDDITDISTPKRISTERRDLTETLEMRENLQRQLQEIMSATKLGSGRRGSTRLASASSRGLNSPNTPDSLGRMGRRSRNLEALSRMSRQVAVDLNTEPSQSEQIVWDDPTAREERARLADNLQWPGSPSQHSEPLALVPPLLSDQTATGRDSMTDSELVEMAAFEVVDAQLRPKVTPPRVDTLQNPTMPEAPSIAFPVSKPAAPAQPQIKEEEESEGEVKEPPRFLLSSLNPQERIDYSLLIEELGGVVLEKQSFDPSCTHVIVGYPLRNEKYLAAMAAGKWILHRSYLEACRAEGHFIQEEQYEWGSSSILDALPSINSQQKRLALAAMRWRKTLQGCINKEGAFGGWTVMLNIDQAREAGFRRLLQSGGAKVLLELSPSVYKETTHLFVDFSRLKPGDVRVNISEAAAQGVKCLKPEYIADYLMQEPLPQMEAYYLPGTAPGDLEEVQDTSSRKRKASGETSTLKRSRVR
- the LOC127432019 gene encoding DNA topoisomerase 2-binding protein 1-A-like isoform X5; the protein is MSKDNKDAYIVKFVEHNGEKSDLALQAYKAVVELQSEKYVQMVDEETALELDHSDKSLFVISDFTSNAFEHCRRLGCRIVSPLVVLFCLQKQRCVPKAEQPVYNMAMADVTVSCTNLEKEARSEVMDLVQLMGGRVYRDLNVSVTHLVAGEVGSKKYLVAASLGKPILLPSWVKACWEKSQDSLFHHSELNTEDYLCPVLKGCTVCVTGLSTVERKEVQRLCDQHGGSYTGQLKMNECTHLIVSEPTGQKYEFARKWNVFCVSLHWLFDSIEKGFCQDESRYAVERGEKRRTEEKAGRPNTSTPTGASRNKEEGPSLLGLSHISNISMNVNETALTTAGISHIETPDPLDSFDITVCRVDDLLDGCKLYLCGLSGKKLEKLRRMVNSAGGLRFNQPSQELTHIVMGDPDQGVKAFLDKATHRPHIVTVQWLLESFSCGSLLPVDGYFHPSFLPPAPAAVDMPAPRSSVPRTSRPSVAPPAFSPARQARAEEDLLSQYIENDQTVVELPQAANSTSSRQSILLPELPAVGQDSTMVDASGGGLFSGKRFLLVGFGAEAEAQLSELVLENSGRILVGHSRAVAHYAIVPLLGCDVESTVDEVATDTWLAMCVEQRCVLPLASHSLFTPVAVREGFSPLKDCVLSVSQFTGAERESLIQLAKHLGASVQDYFVRTANQRKGMLASTHLVIQTPEGTKYQAAQKWNLPAVTIHWVLESARTGKRADEGQFLVDLPPSPERSEDSFVGASQKASAPQRLLQHSPELPLLGPQNSAAITPLDTARFQSRTVHSAVRKMKQGEEEQVEVATPGQEKARGTLQKDSSLQLDTPSRFLSRDRLFGPSFNTKDVFDHLTTPGNKPQQGQGAETPLSEVIERNLKAAVANGNRNQVTDLEAMTASPQLGKEPEPEVEPKTTAPLSGVVVCVSKKLSKKQSELYAVAASLGGDFRWSCDESVTHYIYQGKVGDNCKEYRAVKERGLHIVSQHWLQACADEQKHVSESLYPFNFNPKMSLTMSQVADCTMTQRSPPPSTPRTRLRKFIEDEETRLGPVDDITDISTPKRISTERRDLTETLEMRENLQRQLQEIMSATKLGSGRRGSTRLASASSRGLNSPNTPDSLGRMGRRSRNLEALSRMSRQVAVDLNTEPSQSEQIVWDDPTAREERARLADNLQWPGSPSQHSEPLALVPPLLSDQTATGRDSMTDSELVEMAAFEVVDAQLRPKVTPPRVDTLQNPTMPEAPSIAFPVSKPAAPAQPQIKEEEESEGEVKEPPRFLLSSLNPQERIDYSLLIEELGGVVLEKQSFDPSCTHVIVGYPLRNEKYLAAMAAGKWILHRSYLEACRAEGHFIQEEQYEWGSSSILDALPSINSQQKRLALAAMRWRKTLQGCINKEGAFGGWTVMLNIDQAREAGFRRLLQSGGAKVLLELSPSVYKETTHLFVDFSRLKPGDVRVNISEAAAQGVKCLKPEYIADYLMQEPLPQMEAYYLPGTAPGDLEEVQDTSSRKRKASGETSTLKRSRVR
- the LOC127432019 gene encoding DNA topoisomerase 2-binding protein 1-A-like isoform X6; the encoded protein is MSKDNKDAYIVKFVEHNGEKSDLALQAYKAVVELQSEKYVQMVDEETALELDHSDKSLFVISDFTSNAFEHCRRLGCRIVSPLVVLFCLQKQRCVPKAEQPVYNMAMADVTVSCTNLEKEARSEVMDLVQLMGGRVYRDLNVSVTHLVAGEVGSKKYLVAASLGKPILLPSWVKACWEKSQDSLFHHSELNTEDYLCPVLKGCTVCVTGLSTVERKEVQRLCDQHGGSYTGQLKMNECTHLIVSEPTGQKYEFARKWNVFCVSLHWLFDSIEKGFCQDESRYAVERGEKRRTEEKAGRPNTSTPTGASRNKEEGPSLLGLSHISNISMNVNETALTTAGISHIETPDPLDSFDITVCRVDDLLDGCKLYLCGLSGKKLEKLRRMVNSAGGLRFNQPSQELTHIVMGDPDQGVKAFLDKATHRPHIVTVQWLLESFSCGSLLPVDGYFHPSFLPPAPAAVDMPAPRSSVPRTSRPSVAPPAFSPARQARAEEDLLSQYIENDQTVVELPQAANSTSSRQSILLPELPAVGQDSTMVDASGGGLFSGKRFLLVGFGAEAEAQLSELVLENSGRILVGHSRAVAHYAIVPLLGCDVESTVDEVATDTWLAMCVEQRCVLPLASHSLFTPVAVREGFSPLKDCVLSVSQFTGAERESLIQLAKHLGASVQDYFVRTANQRKGMLASTHLVIQTPEGTKYQAAQKWNLPAVTIHWVLESARTGKRADEGQFLVDLPPSPERSEDSFVGASQKASAPQRLLQHSPELPLLGPQNSAAITPLDTARFQSRTVHSAVRKMKQGEEEQVEVATPGQEKARGTLQKDSSLQLDTPSRFLSRDRLFGPSFNTKDVFDHLTTPGNKPQQGQGAETPLSEVIERNLKAAVANGNRNQVTDLEAMTASPQLGKEPEPEVEPKTTAPLSGVVVCVSKKLSKKQSELYAVAASLGGDFRWSCDESVTHYIYQGKVGDNCKEYRAVKERGLHIVSQHWLQACADEQKHVSESLYPFNFNPKMSLTMSQVADCTMTQRSPPPSTPRTRLRKFIEDEETRLGPVDDITDISTPKRISTERRDLTETLEMRENLQRQLQEIMSATKLGSGRRGSTRLASASSRGLNSPNTPDSLGRMGRRSRNLEALRMSRQVAVDLNTEPSQSEQIVWDDPTAREERARLADNLQWPGSPSQHSEPLALVPPLLSDQTATGRDSMTDSELVEMAAFEVVDAQLRPKVTPPRVDTLQNPTMPEAPSIAFPVSKPAAPAQPQIKEEEESEGEVKEPPRFLLSSLNPQERIDYSLLIEELGGVVLEKQSFDPSCTHVIVGYPLRNEKYLAAMAAGKWILHRSYLEACRAEGHFIQEEQYEWGSSSILDALPSINSQQKRLALAAMRWRKTLQGCINKEGAFGGWTVMLNIDQAREAGFRRLLQSGGAKVLLELSPSVYKETTHLFVDFSRLKPGDVRVNISEAAAQGVKCLKPEYIADYLMQEPLPQMEAYYLPGTAPGDLEEVQDTSSRKRKASGETSTLKRSRVR